In Helicobacter mastomyrinus, a single genomic region encodes these proteins:
- the galE gene encoding UDP-glucose 4-epimerase GalE, with translation MAYLLFTGASGYIGSHTAYCFLKNTDYHLVIIDDLSTGFKENINYLQSCFPQRITFIKSNINDTKQMCSLFETYTFEAVIHFAASLIVGESVFKPIEYYTNNTLNTTNLIALCVEYGISKFIFSSTAAVYGEPPLELIPIDENAPLLPINPYGASKMMSERVLQDSALAYKHFEYVALRYFNVAGASMDNTPEGLKNHQGLGQRSKNATHLIKVACECACGKRESMGIFGVDYPTKDGTCVRDYIHIDDLATAHLEALHYLQRTKQSNIFNVGYSQGYSVREVIDIVKEVSSVDFKVIESARREGDAIALSAKNEKILSLTQWKPQFNNLRLIVKSAYEWEKSLR, from the coding sequence ATGGCATATCTTTTATTTACCGGTGCGAGTGGCTATATCGGCTCACATACAGCTTATTGCTTTTTAAAAAATACAGATTATCATTTAGTGATTATCGATGATTTAAGCACAGGATTCAAAGAGAATATCAACTACCTACAATCGTGCTTCCCACAGAGAATTACCTTTATTAAAAGCAATATTAATGACACAAAGCAAATGTGCTCTTTGTTTGAAACTTACACATTTGAAGCCGTGATACATTTCGCAGCCTCACTCATCGTGGGAGAATCTGTATTCAAACCCATTGAATACTACACAAATAATACCCTAAACACAACAAACCTTATCGCCCTATGCGTAGAATATGGCATATCAAAGTTTATTTTCAGCTCCACAGCCGCTGTGTATGGTGAGCCTCCCCTAGAGCTTATACCTATTGATGAGAATGCCCCGCTTTTGCCTATTAATCCCTATGGGGCGTCAAAAATGATGAGCGAGCGAGTGCTACAAGATAGTGCATTAGCTTATAAACACTTTGAATATGTTGCTCTGCGCTATTTTAATGTCGCTGGAGCGAGTATGGATAACACCCCTGAAGGGCTTAAAAATCATCAAGGTTTGGGACAAAGAAGTAAAAATGCTACACATCTTATCAAGGTCGCCTGTGAATGTGCCTGTGGCAAAAGGGAGAGTATGGGCATTTTTGGCGTGGATTATCCTACTAAAGATGGCACTTGTGTGCGGGATTATATCCACATTGATGATTTAGCCACCGCACACCTTGAGGCATTGCACTATCTGCAACGCACCAAACAATCAAATATATTTAATGTAGGCTATTCTCAAGGATATAGCGTAAGAGAAGTGATTGATATTGTCAAAGAAGTAAGTAGCGTTGATTTCAAAGTTATAGAATCTGCTCGTAGAGAGGGCGACGCTATCGCTCTAAGTGCGAAAAATGAAAAGATTCTCTCCCTCACACAATGGAAACCACAATTTAATAATTTAAGGTTGATTGTCAAAAGTGCGTATGAATGGGAGAAAAGTCTAAGATAG
- a CDS encoding ankyrin repeat domain-containing protein: protein MTLTPQEEQKLEEFCAKAFDFARENDKESLEIMLNAGLNINLANHKGNTLLMLAAYHNNIEVVKMLLERGAKVDKKNDKNQTPLAGVCFKGYTDMAKLLLEYGADPDIDNGMGLTPMNCACMFRHKDIIPLLLKKSKKKLTLMQKISMFLMCVKDIRRDTF from the coding sequence ATGACACTTACGCCACAAGAAGAGCAAAAACTCGAGGAATTTTGCGCTAAGGCATTTGACTTCGCACGAGAAAATGATAAAGAATCTTTAGAAATAATGCTAAATGCGGGATTAAATATTAATCTAGCTAATCACAAAGGCAATACGTTGCTAATGTTAGCCGCATATCATAATAATATAGAAGTGGTAAAAATGCTGCTAGAGCGAGGTGCGAAGGTCGATAAGAAGAATGATAAAAATCAAACACCCCTTGCTGGTGTGTGCTTCAAAGGCTATACAGATATGGCAAAATTACTACTTGAATATGGTGCGGACCCTGATATTGATAATGGAATGGGGCTTACACCGATGAATTGCGCCTGTATGTTTAGACACAAAGACATTATCCCTCTACTTCTAAAAAAGTCTAAAAAGAAACTCACATTAATGCAAAAAATCAGTATGTTTTTGATGTGTGTGAAGGACATAAGAAGAGATACTTTCTAA
- a CDS encoding DMT family transporter, translating to MLLNSSFKGHFLAIFTIGVWGITFSSTKILLADFAPSEILFIRFLIAFVFLSALCRHSIGFCGLKYEVIFIFAGLFGGCLYFLAENIALQYTSASNASLLVAINPFFTGLLFAIFYHKKMSRFFIFGFIFACVGIILVIFQGNFHIEIYPVGDFLCILAGLTWSIYTLFLEMIFKHFKAYSHIVILKKIFFYGLIWTLPVMCYENGIINGDFEAILHFSRYMDITNALNLLFLGVVASGLCYLTWNMSLKFLGSLKASVYIYAVPVVGVSAACILLGESISLYIIIGGILTLFGIFLSQK from the coding sequence ATGCTTTTAAATTCATCATTCAAAGGGCATTTTCTTGCGATTTTTACGATTGGAGTGTGGGGCATTACCTTTAGCTCGACAAAGATATTATTAGCAGATTTCGCTCCTAGCGAGATTTTATTTATCCGCTTTTTGATTGCTTTTGTGTTTTTAAGTGCGCTATGTAGGCATAGTATCGGCTTTTGTGGGCTAAAATATGAAGTGATTTTTATATTTGCTGGGCTTTTTGGTGGGTGTTTGTATTTTCTAGCTGAAAATATTGCTCTGCAATACACAAGTGCGTCTAATGCCTCGTTACTTGTAGCAATCAATCCTTTTTTTACGGGACTATTATTTGCAATTTTTTATCATAAAAAAATGAGCAGATTTTTTATTTTTGGCTTTATTTTTGCGTGTGTTGGGATTATTTTAGTCATTTTTCAGGGAAATTTTCATATAGAAATCTACCCTGTGGGAGATTTTTTGTGTATTTTGGCTGGGCTTACATGGTCGATTTATACATTGTTTTTAGAGATGATTTTTAAACATTTTAAGGCTTATTCTCATATTGTAATTCTAAAGAAAATCTTTTTTTATGGGCTGATTTGGACTTTACCCGTTATGTGTTATGAAAATGGCATTATAAATGGTGATTTTGAAGCCATTTTGCATTTCTCGCGCTATATGGATATAACAAATGCACTCAACCTATTGTTTTTGGGTGTTGTGGCTTCTGGGTTATGCTATTTGACTTGGAATATGAGTCTTAAATTTTTAGGTTCTCTTAAAGCGAGTGTATATATCTATGCTGTGCCTGTAGTGGGTGTGAGTGCTGCTTGTATTCTTTTAGGAGAAAGTATCAGTTTGTATATTATTATCGGTGGGATATTAACGCTTTTTGGGATATTTTTAAGTCAAAAATGA
- the msrB gene encoding peptide-methionine (R)-S-oxide reductase MsrB, translated as MKKLLVFLGFFALIAVVAYAVVGNKSKVNNKGEMPDNTDILEKVMDGHKEIYLAGGCFWGVEKYFDSIKGVVATDVGYANGRIANPSYEDVVYKNTNHAEAVHIVYDPTIVSLSFLLDMYYKVIDPTSVNKQGNDKGTQYRTGIYFVDSDDEAIAKKSLENLAQKYQGQKIAIELLPLKNYYKAEEYHQKYLDKNPNGYCHIGEDKFEYAKNARDTSLTGFAQNSQSTPLSSKSSIWQQSLEAQKTYTAPSDAVLKQNLSELQYCVTQQNATEPAFRNEYWNNHKKGIYVDITTGEPLFSSKDKFDSGSGWPSFTKPISGTNLKELADNSYGMSRIEVRSEGGNAHLGHLFDDGPREAGGLRYCINSASLKFIPKEDMEKQGYGHLLHLVD; from the coding sequence ATGAAAAAACTGCTGGTTTTTCTAGGATTTTTTGCGCTCATTGCGGTTGTTGCGTATGCTGTGGTCGGCAATAAAAGCAAAGTGAACAATAAAGGCGAAATGCCTGATAATACTGATATATTGGAGAAAGTGATGGACGGACATAAGGAAATTTATCTTGCAGGTGGCTGCTTTTGGGGTGTGGAGAAATATTTTGATTCTATCAAGGGCGTGGTGGCAACTGATGTGGGCTATGCTAATGGCAGGATAGCGAATCCAAGCTATGAAGATGTGGTGTATAAAAATACCAATCACGCGGAAGCAGTGCATATCGTGTATGACCCTACGATAGTAAGCCTCTCTTTTTTGCTTGATATGTATTATAAGGTGATTGATCCTACTTCTGTGAATAAGCAGGGTAATGATAAAGGCACACAATACCGCACAGGCATTTATTTTGTGGATTCTGATGATGAGGCAATCGCAAAAAAATCACTTGAAAATTTGGCACAAAAATATCAAGGGCAGAAAATCGCCATCGAATTGCTACCACTTAAAAACTACTACAAGGCTGAAGAATATCACCAAAAATACCTCGATAAGAATCCAAATGGCTATTGTCATATAGGCGAAGATAAGTTTGAATACGCAAAAAATGCTAGAGATACGAGTTTGACAGGATTTGCACAAAATTCGCAAAGCACACCTTTGTCCTCAAAGTCATCAATATGGCAGCAAAGCCTTGAAGCACAAAAGACATATACTGCCCCAAGCGATGCAGTTTTGAAACAGAATCTTAGTGAATTGCAATATTGTGTAACGCAACAAAATGCCACAGAACCTGCCTTTAGAAACGAATATTGGAATAATCACAAAAAGGGCATTTATGTCGATATAACCACAGGTGAGCCGCTCTTTTCTTCAAAAGATAAGTTTGATTCTGGCTCGGGTTGGCCTAGCTTTACTAAGCCCATTTCAGGCACGAACTTGAAAGAATTAGCTGATAATAGCTATGGTATGAGTCGCATAGAAGTGCGAAGTGAGGGAGGAAATGCACATTTAGGACATCTCTTTGATGATGGTCCAAGAGAAGCTGGAGGGTTGCGCTATTGCATTAATAGCGCATCTTTGAAGTTTATCCCAAAAGAAGATATGGAAAAGCAGGGCTACGGGCATTTGCTGCATTTGGTGGATTAA